In Marisediminicola antarctica, one DNA window encodes the following:
- the fliP gene encoding flagellar type III secretion system pore protein FliP (The bacterial flagellar biogenesis protein FliP forms a type III secretion system (T3SS)-type pore required for flagellar assembly.) yields the protein MALAGASAGHAAPIDPVVPDDGTGGLSVDINGPNGAPSSSVITLLGITLLSVAPALLLMMTSFTKIFVVLAMTRNALALPSIPPNQVLAGLALFLSLFIMSPVLTQVNELGVAPYIDGTIDFQAAIDAASGPLREFMLAHTRGEDLALMTRAADLPNPDSREDVSMLTLIPAFMISELRAAFIIGFVIFVPFLVIDIVVSAALMSMGMMMLPPVMISLPFKILLFVLVDGWGLIITSLIRSYSGG from the coding sequence ATGGCGCTCGCCGGGGCATCCGCCGGGCACGCCGCGCCGATCGACCCGGTCGTCCCCGACGACGGCACCGGCGGGCTCTCCGTCGACATCAATGGCCCCAACGGGGCGCCCTCGTCGTCGGTGATCACACTGCTCGGCATCACGCTGCTCTCGGTGGCGCCCGCACTGCTGCTCATGATGACCTCGTTCACCAAGATCTTCGTTGTGCTCGCGATGACGAGGAACGCGCTCGCGCTGCCGTCGATCCCGCCGAACCAAGTGCTCGCCGGGCTCGCCCTGTTCCTGTCGCTGTTCATCATGTCTCCCGTGCTCACCCAGGTGAACGAGCTCGGGGTGGCGCCCTACATCGACGGAACGATCGACTTCCAGGCGGCGATCGACGCGGCATCCGGCCCGCTGCGCGAATTCATGCTCGCCCACACGCGTGGCGAAGACCTCGCCCTGATGACCCGCGCCGCCGACCTGCCCAACCCCGACTCGCGCGAGGACGTGTCGATGCTGACCCTGATTCCCGCGTTCATGATCTCCGAGTTGCGGGCCGCCTTCATCATCGGTTTCGTGATCTTCGTTCCCTTCCTCGTGATCGATATCGTCGTCTCGGCCGCGCTCATGTCGATGGGCATGATGATGCTCCCGCCGGTCATGATCTCGCTGCCGTTCAAGATCCTGCTCTTCGTGCTCGTCGACGGGTGGGGGCTCATCATCACCTCGCTCATTCGCAGTTATTCGGGGGGATGA
- a CDS encoding EscU/YscU/HrcU family type III secretion system export apparatus switch protein — protein sequence MSESDSGERTEQATQKRMKEVHEKGQLSRSQDLTAWTGVGTAALMMPMTIERGGAAATSQLGAVDALMASPDPVVAVRALADAGGSLAATLTPLLVAVSIVVLATAVVQGGVHLKKFRGKFEQFDIVKGAGRTFGGQAIWGGVKALLKTAVVGFVLYIVVQGLMPVLTSAGGLSVSALVAAATAGSESLLRSAVLAGVVLAIADAIVVLRRNRKKTRMTKKEVKDEHKSSEGDPLVRSQRRSRQLAMSRNRMIAAVATSDVVLVNPTHFAIALQYEAGKSAPRVVAKGAGIIAARIREQAETDRVPVVRDVPLTRALHASCELGQEIPFELYSAVARVLAFVMALKTRGTAAGVHTMATDSTVPGGN from the coding sequence ATGAGCGAGTCCGATTCGGGAGAACGCACGGAGCAGGCGACCCAGAAGCGCATGAAAGAGGTGCACGAGAAGGGTCAGCTTTCCCGTTCGCAGGATCTCACCGCGTGGACCGGTGTCGGCACCGCCGCTCTCATGATGCCCATGACGATCGAACGCGGCGGTGCGGCGGCGACGTCGCAGCTCGGCGCCGTCGACGCCCTCATGGCCAGCCCCGACCCCGTCGTCGCGGTGCGGGCCCTCGCGGATGCCGGCGGCTCGCTCGCGGCGACCCTCACGCCGCTGCTCGTGGCGGTCTCGATCGTGGTCCTCGCCACCGCTGTCGTGCAGGGCGGGGTACACCTCAAGAAGTTCCGCGGCAAGTTCGAACAATTCGACATCGTGAAGGGAGCCGGGCGCACGTTCGGCGGCCAGGCGATCTGGGGAGGCGTCAAGGCGCTGCTCAAGACCGCCGTCGTCGGGTTCGTGCTCTACATCGTGGTGCAGGGCCTGATGCCCGTGCTCACGAGCGCGGGCGGTCTCTCGGTGTCGGCGCTCGTTGCCGCCGCGACCGCAGGCAGCGAATCACTCCTGCGGTCGGCCGTGCTCGCCGGTGTCGTGCTCGCGATCGCCGACGCCATCGTCGTGCTGCGTCGAAACCGCAAGAAGACGCGCATGACGAAGAAGGAGGTCAAGGACGAGCACAAAAGCTCGGAGGGTGACCCGCTCGTCCGCTCGCAGCGACGGTCCCGCCAGCTCGCCATGAGCCGCAACCGCATGATCGCCGCCGTGGCGACCTCCGACGTCGTGCTGGTCAACCCCACGCACTTCGCGATTGCCCTGCAGTACGAGGCGGGCAAGTCGGCCCCCCGCGTGGTCGCCAAGGGCGCTGGCATCATCGCCGCGCGCATCCGCGAACAGGCCGAGACCGACCGTGTACCCGTCGTGCGCGACGTCCCGCTCACCCGAGCCCTGCACGCCTCGTGCGAGCTCGGGCAGGAGATCCCCTTCGAGCTCTATTCCGCGGTCGCGCGGGTGCTCGCCTTCGTCATGGCGTTGAAAACGCGCGGCACCGCCGCCGGCGTTCACACCATGGCCACCGACTCGACTGTTCCCGGAGGAAACTGA
- a CDS encoding flagellar motor switch protein FliM, with translation MKPAEAYDFRRPSSLVREHSRVLELAFETFARQWGTQLTAKVRKLFQVSCDQVQMHTYNEYASSLPATTAMVLCSIEGEGARAVIQFPTAAALAWVGHMVGSTTSFAAPSRKFTAIEQALIRSLLDEALDDLRYSLGSLLLAPIAVDAIQYNSQFAQAAATGDLMIVASFTITVGERVVPATVALPAEVVLPQLGGAGRPIVARDARDLMRSQVVGTPVDVSVQLAPAMVLPGVILGLAVGDVLALPHPSHRPLDVVVSGLPLATAAVGSNGSRLACVVVTTEENP, from the coding sequence GTGAAGCCGGCCGAGGCCTACGACTTCCGGCGCCCCAGCTCATTGGTGCGCGAGCATTCGCGCGTGCTCGAGCTCGCCTTTGAGACCTTCGCCCGCCAGTGGGGAACCCAGCTGACCGCGAAGGTGCGCAAGCTCTTCCAGGTGAGCTGCGATCAGGTGCAGATGCACACCTATAACGAGTACGCGTCATCGCTGCCCGCGACGACCGCGATGGTGCTGTGCTCCATCGAGGGGGAGGGCGCCCGCGCGGTCATCCAGTTCCCGACGGCGGCGGCGCTCGCCTGGGTCGGCCACATGGTCGGTTCCACCACCAGCTTCGCTGCACCCTCGCGCAAGTTCACCGCGATCGAACAGGCGCTCATCCGGTCGCTGCTGGACGAAGCGCTCGACGATCTGCGGTACTCGCTCGGCTCGCTGCTCCTGGCACCGATCGCGGTGGACGCGATCCAGTACAACTCGCAGTTCGCCCAGGCCGCGGCAACAGGCGATCTGATGATCGTCGCCTCGTTCACGATCACGGTCGGCGAGCGGGTGGTGCCCGCGACCGTCGCCCTGCCCGCCGAGGTCGTGCTGCCGCAGCTCGGCGGTGCCGGCCGCCCGATTGTTGCCCGAGACGCGCGCGATCTCATGCGGTCGCAGGTCGTGGGCACTCCCGTCGACGTCTCGGTGCAGCTCGCGCCGGCGATGGTGCTCCCCGGCGTCATCCTCGGACTGGCGGTCGGCGACGTGCTCGCCCTTCCGCACCCGAGCCACCGACCGCTCGACGTCGTCGTGTCCGGTCTGCCGCTCGCGACAGCCGCGGTCGGATCCAACGGCTCACGACTGGCCTGCGTCGTCGTCACCACAGAGGAGAACCCATGA
- a CDS encoding flagellar FlbD family protein — MIVVTRLNDTQFALNPDLIERIHANPDTTIVLVDGARYIVTESLSDVIEMIAQYRARVVAIARGMSATPQYTALGLVPPSDQDDPPRLVDLPGRGGHS; from the coding sequence ATGATCGTCGTGACGAGGCTGAACGATACCCAGTTCGCGCTCAACCCCGACCTCATCGAGCGCATCCACGCCAACCCCGACACGACGATCGTGCTCGTCGACGGCGCTCGCTACATCGTCACAGAGTCGCTCTCCGACGTGATCGAGATGATCGCCCAGTACCGGGCCCGCGTCGTGGCGATCGCCCGCGGAATGTCCGCGACGCCGCAGTACACGGCCCTCGGGCTGGTCCCGCCGTCGGATCAGGACGACCCGCCGCGCCTCGTGGACCTTCCCGGCCGAGGGGGGCACTCCTAA
- the fliN gene encoding flagellar motor switch protein FliN: protein MNTTETSLHLDAARAIVHLLPSAAPLDITEAHTVEATPAELATAVTASFVGNVSADVALVFPEAGAVAEADSDLVTVVDVLRSPLEGATAVLGAGVLSEARTDDAAALFADDATTVFRITSDAGTVGWFAIRTRGVQTTPAARAVSAEKLGRINSVEMALTVEIGRTRMSVREVLSLEPGTVIELDRSAGAPADILLNGRLIAHGEIVVVDQDYAVRITEILDTDTPHA, encoded by the coding sequence ATGAACACCACCGAGACGTCGCTGCACCTGGACGCCGCGCGCGCGATCGTCCACCTCCTGCCCAGCGCCGCTCCGCTCGACATCACCGAGGCGCACACGGTCGAGGCCACGCCCGCGGAGCTGGCCACCGCGGTCACGGCCTCCTTCGTCGGCAACGTGTCGGCCGATGTCGCGCTCGTCTTCCCCGAGGCCGGAGCGGTCGCCGAGGCCGACTCCGACCTCGTGACCGTGGTGGACGTGCTGAGGTCGCCGCTCGAGGGGGCGACGGCCGTGCTCGGCGCGGGCGTCCTGAGCGAGGCGCGGACCGACGACGCAGCGGCCCTGTTCGCCGACGACGCGACCACGGTGTTCCGAATCACGAGCGACGCCGGCACGGTCGGCTGGTTCGCCATTCGCACGAGAGGGGTCCAGACCACCCCCGCGGCGCGAGCCGTGTCTGCGGAGAAGCTGGGGCGCATCAACAGCGTCGAGATGGCACTCACCGTCGAGATCGGGCGCACCCGAATGTCGGTACGGGAGGTGCTCTCGCTCGAACCGGGCACGGTGATCGAGCTCGATCGCTCCGCAGGCGCCCCCGCCGACATCCTGCTCAACGGCCGGCTCATCGCGCACGGCGAGATCGTCGTCGTCGACCAGGACTACGCCGTGCGCATCACCGAGATCCTCGACACCGACACCCCTCACGCCTGA
- a CDS encoding motility protein A translates to MDPATIIGILLAFGALLAMMVMEGASPNSVLLAAPMILVFGATIAVGIASATIPDFLLAIKALPRAFIGRTQKPQLVIDQMVKIAEVARKDGLLALEQEADKIDDPFLKSALQGIADGTDAEELAVILEDKIATSERTARSASKFYASMGGYAPTIGIIGTVVSLTHVLENLSNPEELGHMIAAAFVATLWGVLSANFLWLPIAARLARLAELDSQRMTLAMEGVLAVQAGSQPRVLSERLSALLPQSAPAKAKQGKAASMSKPKLPKAA, encoded by the coding sequence ATGGATCCCGCGACAATCATCGGCATCCTCCTCGCCTTCGGGGCACTCCTCGCGATGATGGTGATGGAGGGCGCAAGCCCCAACAGCGTGCTTCTCGCCGCGCCCATGATCCTCGTGTTCGGCGCCACGATCGCCGTCGGCATCGCGAGCGCGACGATCCCCGACTTTCTGCTCGCCATCAAGGCGCTGCCGCGTGCCTTCATCGGCAGGACCCAGAAGCCGCAGCTCGTCATCGACCAAATGGTCAAGATCGCCGAGGTCGCGCGCAAGGACGGCCTCCTGGCGCTCGAGCAGGAAGCCGACAAGATCGACGACCCCTTCTTGAAAAGCGCGCTGCAGGGCATCGCTGACGGAACGGATGCCGAAGAGCTCGCGGTGATTCTTGAAGACAAGATCGCCACCTCGGAGCGCACCGCCAGGTCGGCCAGCAAGTTCTACGCCTCGATGGGGGGATACGCGCCGACAATCGGCATCATCGGCACGGTGGTCTCGCTGACCCACGTGCTCGAGAACCTCTCGAACCCCGAGGAGCTCGGCCACATGATCGCGGCGGCCTTCGTCGCGACCCTGTGGGGCGTGCTGTCGGCCAACTTCCTCTGGCTGCCCATCGCCGCACGCCTCGCCCGCCTGGCCGAGCTCGACTCCCAGCGGATGACGCTCGCGATGGAGGGCGTTCTCGCTGTGCAGGCCGGCAGCCAGCCCCGAGTGCTCAGCGAGCGTCTCAGCGCCCTGTTGCCGCAGTCCGCGCCCGCTAAGGCGAAACAGGGCAAGGCGGCGAGCATGTCCAAGCCGAAGCTACCGAAGGCCGCATGA
- a CDS encoding flagellar biosynthetic protein FliR translates to MEIELDLPWIEATMLAGVRMIAFLVIAPPFSSSAIPLRIKGMLSLGLALAVAPRASAGYVSLDTAAFFVALLSEVLIGAVLGFLVMVVFSALQSAGSLIDLFGGFQLAQAFDPQMMINGAQFTRLYQMTALALLFASDGYQLMIGGLVRSFGALPVGGGIDLAEPVQAMTAAVTQMFLAAVQIAGPLIIVLFLADAGLGLLTRVAPALNAFALGFPLKILLVVLLVTLVYVALPQLVGTLADTAFGLLTAVS, encoded by the coding sequence GTGGAGATCGAGCTCGACCTGCCCTGGATCGAGGCGACGATGCTCGCGGGGGTGCGCATGATCGCCTTCCTCGTGATCGCGCCGCCGTTCTCGTCGAGTGCCATTCCGCTGCGCATCAAGGGCATGCTGTCGCTCGGCCTCGCACTCGCCGTCGCGCCGCGCGCGAGCGCGGGGTACGTCTCGCTCGACACGGCCGCGTTCTTCGTGGCCCTGCTGAGCGAGGTCCTCATCGGGGCCGTTCTCGGCTTCCTCGTGATGGTCGTCTTCTCGGCGCTCCAGTCCGCGGGAAGCCTCATCGACCTCTTCGGCGGCTTCCAGCTCGCCCAGGCCTTCGACCCGCAGATGATGATCAACGGTGCACAGTTCACGCGGCTGTACCAGATGACCGCGCTCGCGCTGCTGTTCGCCTCTGACGGCTACCAGCTCATGATCGGCGGGCTTGTGCGCTCGTTCGGTGCCCTCCCCGTCGGTGGCGGGATCGACCTCGCCGAGCCGGTGCAGGCGATGACCGCCGCGGTGACCCAGATGTTCCTCGCCGCGGTACAGATCGCCGGACCGCTCATCATCGTTCTCTTCCTGGCGGATGCCGGACTCGGCCTGCTCACGAGGGTCGCGCCGGCGCTCAATGCTTTCGCGCTCGGCTTTCCTCTCAAGATCCTGCTCGTGGTGCTGCTCGTCACGCTCGTCTACGTGGCGCTGCCGCAGCTTGTCGGCACGCTAGCGGACACCGCCTTCGGCCTCCTGACGGCGGTGAGCTGA
- a CDS encoding flagellar hook protein FlgE produces the protein MLRSLYSGISGLRSHQTMLDVTGNNIANVNTAAFKASAVQFQDTLSQLTQGAGGPQAEAGGTNPAQIGLGVQVAGISTNFAQGSTQATGRSEDMMIAGDGFFVTRQGGETLYTRAGSFNFDAQGRLTSPDGGLVQGYAAVNGVIPAGGATGNVTLPLEAVSPAVATSSATLNGNLPSDAAIGTEIVIDERVFDASGVARSLSLTFTRTAGGWDVDGADANGSTGTGALGFTDGALTAGGSVAVGGITVDLTSLTGYAALSTATVTKQDGRNAGTLNSFSIAKDGTVVGSFSNGASEAIARIAVATFANAGGLEKAGSSGYRSTFNSGAATLGAPGQGGAGSLIGGALEMSNVDLSQEFTNLIVAQRGFQANARIITTSDEVLQELTNLKR, from the coding sequence ATGCTTCGCTCGCTCTACTCCGGAATCTCGGGACTGCGGTCCCACCAGACCATGCTCGACGTCACCGGCAACAACATTGCCAACGTCAACACCGCGGCCTTCAAGGCTTCGGCCGTGCAGTTCCAGGACACGCTGTCGCAGCTGACCCAGGGTGCGGGCGGACCCCAGGCCGAAGCCGGCGGCACCAACCCCGCGCAGATCGGCCTCGGCGTGCAGGTCGCCGGCATCTCGACCAACTTCGCCCAGGGTTCCACCCAGGCGACCGGCCGGTCAGAGGACATGATGATCGCCGGCGACGGATTCTTTGTCACCCGGCAGGGCGGCGAGACGCTCTACACGCGCGCCGGCTCATTCAACTTCGACGCGCAGGGGCGCCTCACCTCTCCCGACGGCGGCCTCGTGCAGGGCTACGCGGCCGTGAACGGCGTCATCCCGGCCGGCGGCGCGACCGGCAACGTCACGCTGCCCCTCGAGGCCGTCTCACCGGCGGTCGCGACCTCGTCGGCGACCCTCAACGGCAATCTGCCGTCGGATGCCGCGATCGGGACCGAGATCGTGATCGACGAGCGCGTGTTCGACGCGTCCGGCGTCGCACGCAGCCTCTCGCTCACCTTCACCCGCACGGCGGGCGGCTGGGATGTCGACGGCGCCGACGCGAACGGATCGACCGGCACCGGCGCCCTCGGCTTCACCGATGGGGCGCTCACCGCCGGCGGTTCGGTCGCGGTAGGCGGCATCACGGTCGACCTGACCAGCCTCACGGGCTACGCGGCGCTGAGCACGGCGACCGTCACGAAGCAGGACGGTCGTAACGCCGGCACGCTCAACTCCTTCTCGATAGCGAAGGACGGCACGGTTGTCGGCTCGTTCAGCAACGGGGCATCCGAGGCGATCGCGCGCATCGCGGTCGCGACGTTCGCCAACGCGGGCGGACTCGAGAAGGCCGGGTCATCCGGCTACCGCTCGACGTTCAACTCTGGCGCGGCCACTCTCGGGGCGCCCGGCCAGGGAGGTGCGGGGTCCCTTATCGGTGGTGCGCTCGAGATGTCCAACGTCGACCTCTCCCAAGAGTTCACGAACCTCATCGTCGCGCAGCGCGGATTCCAGGCGAATGCGCGAATCATCACGACATCCGACGAGGTTCTGCAGGAGCTCACGAACCTCAAGCGGTGA
- the fliQ gene encoding flagellar biosynthesis protein FliQ: MDPNAVLDIGLQGLLITAKLSAPILITALVVGFSISLLQSITQIQEVTLSFVPKLIAVGIALVISGNWMISEMVSFTRALFERIPSLLGGG; this comes from the coding sequence ATGGATCCGAACGCCGTTCTCGACATCGGGCTCCAAGGCCTCCTGATCACCGCGAAGCTCTCCGCCCCGATTCTCATCACCGCACTCGTGGTCGGCTTCTCGATTTCCCTGCTGCAGTCGATCACGCAGATCCAGGAGGTCACGCTCTCATTCGTGCCGAAGCTCATCGCCGTCGGCATCGCCCTCGTCATCAGCGGCAACTGGATGATCTCCGAGATGGTCTCGTTCACCAGGGCGCTCTTCGAACGCATTCCGTCGCTGCTGGGCGGGGGCTGA
- a CDS encoding flagellar hook-length control protein FliK, translating to MTIIQREALPLAAGARTTPRQTDAGGFAAAMAEATAAGPSGERARATERLRSGGQSRQECSPAAAASGAAVEPAPVLLPGPTNAPVTGPTLVPTTGLAFAPVIAPVIAPDADLATERATESVLESVRRTVPETARTAESTAGPALTATLGSDTDTAAPAAPAPAPAPAAATAGELAASDTVLATAPVPMTTGATASATPAPTVSAPVRAAGATSLPVAAVEAQAGESAPAPVGTSQTTPSQATPPAASATVAAAPAVPLVNPAASPAASPAVSPGAQPTPAPLAAQVAAPLFTLAAAGRGEHLLTISVTPDSLGPVTVRAHVTGEGVRVELFAPSDLGRDALRAILPELRRDLAGAGLGGTLDLSQQNEPAADRERHRPREPNTGDAPPEPSVAVASPPGWGAPSTIDVFA from the coding sequence ATGACGATCATCCAGCGCGAGGCCCTCCCCCTGGCCGCGGGTGCGCGTACGACTCCGCGCCAGACGGATGCCGGTGGCTTCGCCGCCGCGATGGCGGAGGCGACCGCGGCGGGCCCGTCCGGGGAGCGTGCTCGTGCCACCGAGCGTCTGCGCTCCGGTGGTCAGTCACGCCAAGAGTGCTCGCCCGCTGCGGCTGCCAGTGGAGCGGCCGTAGAGCCCGCACCGGTGCTGTTGCCCGGACCGACGAATGCCCCTGTGACCGGGCCGACTCTCGTGCCAACCACGGGCCTGGCATTCGCGCCGGTGATCGCGCCGGTGATCGCGCCCGACGCCGATCTCGCGACCGAGCGGGCAACCGAGTCCGTGCTCGAGTCCGTGCGCAGGACCGTGCCCGAGACCGCCCGGACAGCCGAATCGACGGCCGGCCCGGCCCTGACGGCGACGCTCGGGTCCGATACCGATACCGCCGCTCCGGCTGCACCTGCACCTGCACCTGCCCCTGCGGCAGCGACGGCCGGCGAGCTGGCCGCGAGCGACACGGTGCTCGCGACGGCACCCGTGCCTATGACGACCGGCGCGACCGCCTCCGCGACGCCGGCACCGACCGTGTCGGCACCGGTGCGTGCCGCGGGGGCGACCTCGTTGCCCGTCGCCGCCGTCGAGGCACAGGCAGGGGAGTCGGCACCCGCACCTGTGGGGACCTCCCAGACCACCCCGTCACAGGCGACGCCTCCCGCTGCCTCGGCAACCGTCGCCGCTGCGCCGGCCGTTCCGCTAGTGAACCCGGCCGCGAGCCCGGCCGCGAGCCCAGCAGTGAGCCCGGGCGCGCAGCCCACACCGGCCCCGCTTGCCGCGCAGGTCGCGGCCCCGTTGTTCACCCTCGCGGCCGCCGGCCGCGGCGAGCACCTCCTGACGATCAGCGTGACGCCCGACAGTCTCGGCCCCGTCACGGTGCGAGCCCACGTCACCGGCGAGGGTGTGCGTGTCGAGCTCTTCGCCCCCAGCGACCTCGGCCGGGATGCTCTGCGGGCCATCCTCCCGGAACTGCGCCGCGACCTCGCTGGCGCTGGGCTCGGCGGAACCCTCGACCTGTCGCAGCAAAACGAGCCGGCCGCCGACCGCGAACGGCACCGCCCGCGCGAGCCGAACACCGGCGACGCGCCGCCGGAGCCCTCGGTTGCCGTGGCCTCCCCGCCCGGCTGGGGCGCCCCCTCGACCATCGACGTATTCGCCTAG
- a CDS encoding flagellar hook assembly protein FlgD → MTIDAITAASTTTPTSVATTARSPKQTLDSEAFMSLLVAQLTNQDPSSPMDTNQMIGQTTQLAMMEKLTELSTTGTEGFSLQMRVAATTLLGQQVSYTGADGATITGTATAVSFATGVPQVTVGGATVGLDAVSGIARPAS, encoded by the coding sequence ATGACGATCGACGCCATCACCGCAGCCAGTACGACCACTCCGACCTCCGTCGCGACGACCGCCCGCAGCCCCAAGCAGACCCTCGACTCCGAGGCCTTCATGTCGCTGCTCGTCGCGCAGCTGACCAACCAGGATCCGAGCTCGCCCATGGACACCAACCAGATGATCGGGCAGACGACCCAGCTCGCGATGATGGAGAAGCTCACCGAGCTGTCGACCACGGGCACCGAGGGCTTCTCCCTGCAGATGCGCGTCGCGGCGACCACGCTGCTCGGCCAGCAGGTCAGCTACACCGGGGCGGACGGGGCGACCATCACGGGGACCGCGACCGCGGTGTCCTTCGCGACGGGAGTACCGCAGGTGACCGTTGGCGGAGCCACCGTCGGCCTTGACGCCGTCTCGGGCATCGCCCGCCCCGCATCCTGA
- a CDS encoding OmpA/MotB family protein — protein MSRRARRGAGGHAEEAHVDERWLVSYADMITVLMCLFLVLFAMSTVDAAKYELLKNSLATGFGAVESDTIDTAKGVVVPEELIDSQGALFAPEELAAKEVESLAELQAEIVAGLSLDGLSDTVEFTIDERGLTIRLVGSATFFDSNSTGLSAVAVRVLESMGPTLAASPYAVSVEGHADVRSAVFPFPTNWELSSGRATQVLRQMVERGGMPGERISAVGFGSSRPLAEGATAEQLSLNRRVDVVVLSDQTEAVRALIPEIVAATS, from the coding sequence ATGAGCCGCCGGGCGCGGCGCGGCGCGGGAGGGCACGCCGAGGAAGCCCATGTCGACGAACGCTGGCTGGTCTCCTATGCCGACATGATCACGGTGCTCATGTGCCTGTTCCTCGTGCTGTTCGCAATGTCGACGGTGGACGCCGCGAAGTACGAGCTGCTCAAAAACTCCCTCGCGACCGGTTTCGGCGCGGTTGAGAGCGACACCATCGACACAGCGAAGGGCGTTGTCGTGCCCGAGGAACTGATCGACTCGCAGGGTGCGCTCTTCGCGCCGGAAGAACTCGCGGCGAAGGAGGTCGAATCTCTCGCCGAGCTTCAGGCGGAGATCGTCGCCGGACTCTCGTTGGATGGGCTGAGCGATACCGTCGAGTTCACGATCGACGAACGCGGACTCACCATCCGCCTCGTCGGATCGGCGACATTCTTCGACTCGAATAGCACGGGCCTCAGCGCGGTCGCGGTCAGGGTGCTCGAGTCGATGGGGCCAACCCTTGCCGCGTCGCCCTACGCGGTGTCGGTCGAGGGCCACGCCGACGTGCGCTCAGCGGTCTTCCCGTTTCCGACGAACTGGGAGCTCTCCTCGGGACGAGCAACCCAGGTGCTGCGACAGATGGTCGAGCGCGGCGGGATGCCGGGCGAACGCATTTCGGCGGTCGGCTTCGGCTCTTCACGGCCCCTCGCGGAGGGGGCAACGGCCGAGCAGCTCTCACTCAACCGCCGCGTCGACGTGGTCGTGCTCTCGGACCAGACCGAGGCCGTGCGCGCGCTGATTCCCGAGATCGTCGCCGCCACGTCGTGA
- the fliO gene encoding flagellar biosynthetic protein FliO, with translation MDGVLVALRVLLSLAVVLGLIWVLRRRLDRGARARIAANPVTVVGRQNVGQKASVVIVDVAGQRFLLGVTDQQVNVLHQADAPAPATEVEFAVAMSGAVAAVSSGPALSTSPLGGSILSPAAWKQTAAALRRFR, from the coding sequence ATGGACGGCGTTCTGGTTGCCCTTCGCGTTCTGCTGTCCCTCGCCGTGGTGCTCGGGCTGATCTGGGTGCTGCGCCGACGGCTCGACCGTGGAGCGCGGGCACGGATCGCCGCGAACCCGGTCACCGTCGTCGGAAGGCAGAACGTCGGGCAGAAGGCGTCGGTTGTGATCGTGGATGTGGCTGGGCAGCGGTTCCTGCTCGGAGTCACCGATCAGCAGGTGAACGTGCTGCACCAGGCGGATGCCCCGGCCCCGGCCACCGAGGTGGAGTTCGCGGTCGCCATGAGTGGCGCGGTCGCTGCCGTCAGCTCTGGCCCCGCACTCTCGACCTCGCCGCTCGGCGGCTCGATCCTGTCGCCCGCCGCCTGGAAGCAGACCGCCGCGGCGCTGCGGCGGTTCCGGTGA
- a CDS encoding flagellar export protein FliJ — protein MARAFSLAGLLRLRHLEQDAAVGALSAANARLRENQIRRARIRSELAGGDAAPTDRLALTAVAVARSSARGMLAELEALGSIEAQAVERATAALTSARTKTVGLEKLAEKHHVEVITSDLKTEQSAIDELASTAWHRNRESEAT, from the coding sequence ATGGCGCGCGCCTTCTCCCTCGCCGGCCTGCTGCGCCTGCGACACCTCGAACAGGATGCCGCGGTGGGCGCACTCTCGGCCGCGAACGCGCGGCTGCGGGAGAACCAGATCCGCCGGGCGCGGATCCGATCCGAGCTCGCCGGAGGCGACGCCGCGCCGACCGACAGGCTCGCGCTCACTGCCGTCGCCGTGGCGCGTTCGTCCGCGCGCGGCATGCTCGCCGAACTCGAGGCCCTCGGCAGCATCGAGGCCCAAGCGGTGGAGCGCGCGACCGCCGCGCTCACGAGCGCCCGCACGAAGACCGTCGGCCTCGAGAAGCTCGCTGAGAAGCACCACGTCGAGGTCATCACGAGCGACCTCAAGACCGAGCAGTCGGCCATCGACGAACTCGCCTCTACCGCATGGCACCGCAACCGCGAATCTGAGGCGACATGA